The following proteins come from a genomic window of Leucoraja erinacea ecotype New England chromosome 1, Leri_hhj_1, whole genome shotgun sequence:
- the LOC129700845 gene encoding apolipoprotein L3-like isoform X1 produces MGLDAETERIWKEFQVEGPRWMMQSTEYIVELRSIADAIADYHTDAAIANNAGIATQVMGVITCIVGIVAAPFTSGTSLILTGVGIWMARAGQITNDLSNSANIANQKKKQEKVNEIIEQYLKMTKHLTGILTQLNQSLIEIEKKGKSAADFISTALVLVNRSQDALRTISTVSVFHAELKLAWEVFLKIKDVKELERKITEMSNMIRQIATSMEEERGNFDKALSDNKGCDELKEIDLEGS; encoded by the coding sequence AAAGAATATGGAAAGAATTTCAAGTGGAGGGTCCCCGGTGGATGATGCAATCAACAGAATACATTGTGGAACTGCGCTCAATTGCTGATGCAATTGCCGATTATCATACAGATGCCGCTATCGCAAATAACGCAGGCATTGCCACACAAGTCATGGGGGTAATCACATGCATCGTAGGAATAGTTGCTGCTCCTTTCACATCCGGAACCTCGCTAATACTCACCGGGGTGGGTATTTGGATGGCCAGGGCCGGTCAGATCACTAACGACTTATCCAATTCTGCTAATAttgcaaaccaaaaaaaaaaacaggaaaaagtGAATGAAATTATAGAACAATACCTAAAAATGACCAAACACCTGACAGGTATATTAACTCAGCTCAACCAATCCTTGATTGAAATTGAAAAGAAGGGGAAATCAGCTGCAGACTTTATTAGTACTGCCTTGGTTCTGGTGAACAGGTCTCAGGATGCATTGAGAACAATCAGTACTGTGTCAGTATTTCATGCAGAGCTCAAGTTAGCATGGGAGGTCTTTCTCAAAATTAAAGACGTAAAAGAACTTGAAAGAAAGATAACTGAAATGTCAAATATGATCCGACAGATAGCTACAAGCATGGAGGAGGAAAGGGGCAATtttgataaagcactttcagataaCAAGGGATGCGATGAGTTGAAGGAAATTGATCTTGAAGGAAGTTAG